Proteins co-encoded in one Aspergillus fumigatus Af293 chromosome 6, whole genome shotgun sequence genomic window:
- the lag1 gene encoding TLC domain-containing protein: protein MGRSRKSSHLGDIPGDTTAPAMSTMNEVSPVEEDAPKWDKALQNQVTPEKALKSQTRRRKNRSPLRRFKDLCLKHTWVLPLLLMSVILLAYAVNPTPANPFHSAIFLSYPQPPKTPGGPVMYGKGPLDFAFVGFYTIVLSFTREFLMQCVIRPWAGYCGIRGRGKTARFMEQVYTAMYFAIFGPFGLYVMKQTDIWYFNTTAMFEGFPHREHVAIFKAYYLLQASYWAQQAIVLLLQLEKPRKDFKELVGHHIITLALIGLSYRFHFTYMGIAVYITHDISDFFLATSKILNYLDSIITVPYFGTFVLMWIYLRHFLNLKILWAVLTEFRTVGPYELNWETQQYKCWISQIITFVLLASLQAVNLFWLFLILRILKNYIFNSVKKDERSDDETEEELEHEAESRATLATGAEQPLLTTRNTNKAPQVFVNGEPYGAKTHS from the exons ATGGGTCGCTCGCGCAAATCCAGCCATCTGGGCGATATTCCAGGCGATACCACCGCTCCTGCCATGTCGACCATGAACGAGGTCAGCCCtgttgaggaagatgctCCAAAATGGGACAAG GCCTTGCAGAACCAGGTAACCCCTGAAAAGGCTCTCAAATCGCAGACCAGGCGGCGTAAGAACCGATCGCCCCTCCGTCGGTTCAAGGACTTATGTTTAAAACACACCTGGGTTCTGCCTCTCCTGCTGATGAGCGTAATCCTCCTCGCATACGCCGTTAATCCTACGCCGGCCAATCCTTTCCACAGCGCTATCTTCTTGTCTTACCCGCAACCTCCCAAGACTCCCGGCGGTCCGGTTATGTACGGCAAAGGTCCCTTGGACTTTGCTTTTGTCGGCTTCTACACCATTGTCCTGTCTTTCACACGAGAGTTTCTGATGCAATGCGTGATTCGCCCATGGGCTGGATACTGTGGCATTCGGGGCAGAGGCAAGACTGCTAGATTCATGGAGCAGGTCTACACAGCCATGTACTTTGCGATCTTTGGACCTTTCGGTCTGTATGTGATGAAACAGACGGATATCTGGTACTTCAACACCACGGCCATGTTTGAGGGTTTCCCTCACCGGGAGCACGTCGCCATCTTCAAGGCCTATTACCTGCTCCAGGCTAGTTACTGGGCTCAGCAAGCGATTGTATTGCTGTTACAACTCGAAAAGCCCCGAAAGGATTTCAAGGAACTTGTCGgtcatcacatcatcactTTGGCGCTGATCGGGTTGAGTTACCGGTTCCACTTCACCTATATGGGCATTGCGGTCTATATCACCCACGACATCTCAGATTTCTTCCTAGCG ACCTCAAAAATCCTCAACTACCTGGACTCCATCATCACTGTACCATACTTTGGCACCTTCGTCCTTATGTGGATCTACCTCCGCCATTTCCTCAACCTGAAGATCCTCTGGGCCGTGCTGACCGAATTCCGCACCGTTGGCCCCTACGAGCTCAACTGGGAGACCCAGCAATACAAATGCTGGATCAGTCAGATCATCACCTTTGTCCTGCTGGCCAGTCTGCAAGCAGTCAATCTCTTCTGGCTCTTCTTGATCCTCCGCATTCTCAAGAACTACATCTTCAACAGCGTGAAGAAGGACGAAAGAAGCGACGACGAGACCGAAGAGGAACTTGAACATGAGGCAGAGAGCCGTGCCACCCTTGCCACTGGAGCGGAGCAACCTCTTCTCACCACTCGCAATACAAACAAGGCCCCTCAGGTCTTTGTCAACGGCGAACCTTATGGCGCAAAAACTCACTCTTAG